The DNA sequence tcatgggtgatcttgatgaaattagaagaatAGGAACTAACATGAATATTGACCTAAAGTTCAAGTAGGTAAActgattaataaaaaaaaagttagatcCTGAGACTTAAAGAAAAATCAAGTCGAAATTTGGGAGCAGTATTgaatgatactaaatggaagCAGTTCAACCAGCTAAATCGAACCATATTGTAGTAGTTTTGATATtctttttgttgtacttgttcatttttatttatgaaGTTTTGGTATTACGTCCCCCCCCACCCTGGGAGCTTCGTCCCGTTTTCTAATTGTTAGTGAAAAAGGGGTGATGACCAAGCCTCCCACTGGATGCCaaccataaaaaaataaaaagtaaatcacattcacattatcaatatacaacacattttGAAGGCAAAAGAGACTAATATTTATTGAATTAAGTAAGAGGGAACAATATACATCACATTTATAATTacacatagataaaaacactagtttagcaacaTACTACAAtattagttaattactcgtccataTTAAATAGGGCTGGGCGCCTGGACTCGAGAACCCGACCCGAACAGATcaaaaaagcccgattcggttcggttttgtgTTGGAAAATGTCGGTTCGGTGCAAAGCCTGACCTGAATTACAGTTTATCGGGTCGGTGTCGGGCTTGATATTTTCCGGGACTGAAAGACAGACCCGAACCGATTTCTCCTCCATCTCAGCCTCTCGAGATTCTCCTCCCAAgccagctcctcctcctccttctccataCTCAAATGTACAGAATTTCAGAAGAACCCAGAACCTATATGAAACAAACTATTAAAATTTCAGCATAGGACATGGGAACACAAAGAAAGTTGTTGCTTTGAGTAATCTTACCTTGGGAACCAGTGAAGCCGAGAAACTCCTTCACCTACAAAAACTCTTTTCTTGATGGCCTCCTGAGCTTGAAGCTTGGAGAGGAGTAGATCGAAGTCGCTGaagaatgagaagaagaagatatggtaagagcaactccaacagcttctctataatttttgtattatagggaagcaaaagtcaaagctttaagcaatttttcttcttcaactccaacagattccttagtttacagcaatctctaaaatctctaaattcttccttaaaattttagagattgctgtaaatttagggaattttgttctctctctcctcactttccctaaaatggagaaagttatagggaatctgttggagcaaaaaagGCTcgtttttccctaaaatagagaaaaactaaaatatggggaagctgttggagttactCTAAATAGAGAACTGCATAATGGGGATTGGGGAGGAagaaaagaggtaaaaaaaaaaaaagaagaagaagaagaagaagaagatatgggTAAAGAGAGAAGTAGAGAACTGCATAATGGATTAATGGGGAttggggaggaagaaaaaaagagggacaaaaaaaaacgaagaagaagaagaagaagaatacggctagaaaagagagagagagaagaaagtgtAAGAGGGTTCTACacttctaggttttgttttgtttcatttctcCCACTTAGGATCAAATAAATATAAACTTTGGACAAATTATGTTGAGAGCGTCTCATGCTCCAGTGGTTGGGAGCAAAGCTTTCGTGTAGGAGGTCGGGGGTTTAAACCCCGCCTCTAACCCAATTTTGTGTGTATTTTGCATAAAGCTGGAAAATTGgatttgggcccgaaaagccctaagaccgaaccggcccgtTTGGGGTCGATTTTTGTCGGTTTCCATTTTTGAAAAAGCCCGAACCGGCCCGGACAGATTGCTTCGGGCTCTGTCTTGGTCTCACCAAATTttgggcccggcccgacccgagcccagacTTAATATTAAATATCATAATTCTATTATAATGTATCATTTTAGAGaggttacattgtaaataggtttattatagattagtttagtctatgtaaaagtttcattcaaaaatatcattttataaatgcaattaatgtgatttctttattttaaccgaaatttccaccgaaatcgaaactttctccgaaattttcttaaatttgaagtaatgaaatcaaaaccgaaaccaaaATTTAAATCCTTGATTGCAAGTATGAAAAGATTAAGagaaaattttgactttttgtttctttgtgtgATTGTTTTTTACACGTATAAAATAATAAATCGTAAGATCGTCGATTAAGAATTAGTTAACAAGTTGATAGGATTTATGACTATATGACAAATGAGAATTTGTCCAACTCAATCTTGACAATGATTCTCATTTGTCCAACTCAATCTTTTATAACTATTTAATTAGCTAACAAACAATCCAACTCTTTTTCTTCCGGTTtttatcaatttcaatttttaaaatttttagctTATAAAAATTGGTcaccaaaacctaaaaactttaagtttgataaatttaataataaaaaaaatttctaagtcCGACTACACTCAAGAATTTATGATCATATACCAACAGTTTTAGGTTATCTTTTCGTTTGGACTACAATTATCAAGAATATCTTGAACCAACTTGAAAACATTATTGCGTACAAACCTAGATCTTTGACTATTAAACTTAAACACAGATCGATCGCAGAGGTTATCGTCAAGCTGGCAGCTGCATCTCTCATTTTCATTAGCTAGATCGATTCAAAGAACAATTCCCAGACGTCAGAATCATATATAGGGAATGATTCACATAATCGCATTTTCAATAATCGATTTACGTTTCAGTTTTAAATTACAGAACAGTTACCTATACGAATCGATACGTGTGCCACAATTCATCAACTGCCCACATTCCCATGTCAGTTTCTGAAGCTCAAAACCCAGAATCCCGCTGATTATGCAGATTTTTCATAATAGACTGGGCCCCATTGAGGGCATACGTGGTTCACCAATGATTGTTAATCAATGACTCATTAGCTCTTAATCACttgccaaaaaacaaaaatatcacTTTCTTGACGCAAACGGACGAGTGACTAAGTAATCAAGTTTTAGTTTAATTTCTATATCTTGACCAAAGCAAAGTAAATAATACGAGACGTCCgcgtgtttttttatttattggaCGTAACGCGTAATTATTTACAACCCACATGGTTCACATGGTTAGaaatagatttttttattttttattcgaTGTCGTCGGATGCAACATGATATACACACCAATCAACATCAGCAAACTAAGTACGTGGACACACATCTGCAAACTAAAAGCAGTAGaaactttttttcttccttaaaaaaaaaagaaaagaaagaataacCCGACAACGCATATGTTCGTTTGAAATTTTCGTATTGGTCGGACGTGGATCCGACGTGGAATTTCAATCCGTCGTCAATTTCTACTGTCAAAACCATGGCAGATATCCTCAAAACCGTCGGATGGATAAGCTCCTTGGACCCAAAGACCACTATTTCTAATTTACAGACTGATCGAAACACAAACAATATTGTAATCCAGATTTCAGTGGTTGGATCTTGCAAGCAATGGTGTCCAATCTGTGCTACAGGTCTCCTCCTCTCACTCGTCTTATAAATACCTCTCGCCCAATTCATCTTCCCAAATCAAACCTTCCTTCTCCAATTCATCTTCCCAAATCAAACCTTTTTTCTCCACTTCGGTTGACGCAAACTCATACGACTTCTGGTACCATTCTCTTCTGTTTTTGATTAGTTCGTTTTCAGTTTCTGTTTTAATTTGAGTGATCGGAAATCTCTGACGAGTTTGAGTTttatttctttgcttttttcATGCTTCAGAATTCGTAGATATCCCTGCAATCGAGCATTTCCGTTGTTGGCTTTCCAGGTACCTGAAAAAATAAAACTCATCCAAAAAGtgtaaaattgaaattgtttttgAATTATGGAATTTGCTGATTATTTGTAGTGAAATTTCAGAGAACCCAGAAGCCTTTACATACCAGAAAGGACAGCGACAGCCCGATGACGATTAAGCCTGCGGTTCGCGTTTCCGACGGGAAACTGATAGTGAAGAACCGGACCGTTCTGACCGGATTACCGGACAATGTGGTCGCCACGTCCGGTTCGGCTTCCGGTCCCGCCGAGGGAGTCTTCCTCGGCGCCGCGTTCGAGGAGGGCAGCAGCCGGCACGTGACTTCTCTCGGAACTTTTCAAAACGGCGTGCGTTTCATGGCGTGCTTCCGGTTCAAGCTATGGTGGATGGCCCAGAAAATGGGCCGCTCCGGCCGCGACGTCCCTCTCGAGACTCAATTCCTATTGGTCGAGACCCAAGACGGGTCCCACCTCGAAGAGGACCAGATCGTGTACGCCGTGTTCCTCCCTCTTATCGAAGGCCCCTTCAGGGCTAGCTTACAGGGGAACAGCGGAGACGAGCTGGAGCTTTGTTTGGAGAGCGGCGACGTGGACACCAAAGCGGCGTCGTTTAGCCACGCGGTGTTCGTTCACGCCGGGACGGACCCGTTCGCGACGATAACGGAGGCTGTCAGGGCCGTTAAGGTCCACCTGAAGACGTTTCGTCAACGTCACGAGAAGAAGCTCCCCGGAATCGTCGACTATTTCGGGTGGTGCACCTGGGACGCGTTTTACCAGGAAGTGACTCAGGAAGGAGTTGAGGCAGGCCTCAAGTCCCTCACCGCCGGCGGAGCGCCACCGAAGTTTGTCATCATCGACGACGGGTGGCAGTCCGTCGCCGGCGATCAGGACAAAGCCGGCGAGCTACAGAGACTGACCGGAATCAAAGAAAACTCGAAGTTTCAACACAAGGATGATGGGATCATGACCATAGTGAACATTGCAAAAGAAAAATACGGGTTGAAGTACGTGTACGTCTGGCACGCGATTACCGGCTACTGGGGAGGAGTCCGGCCCGGAACTGAATACGGGTCGGTTCTGAAGTACCCGGATTTGTCAAAAGGGGTTATGGAAAACGAACCGGCCTGGAAAACGGACATGATCCGGTTACAGGGTCTGGGCTTAGTGAACCCGAAAAGCGTGTACAAGTTTTACAACGAGCTACACAGCTACTTGGCCTCTGCGGGTGTAGATGGGGTTAAGGTGGACGCGCAGTGCGTGCTGGAGACTCTCGGAGCCGGGCTGGGCGGGCGGGTCGAGCTGACCCGGCAGTACCACCAGGCATTGGACGCTTCGGTGTCTCGGAACTTTGAAGATAATGGGATCATAGCATGCATGAGCCATAATACTGATGCGCTGTACTGTGCGAAACAGACGGCGGTGGTGAGAGCCTCCGACGATTTCTACCCGCGCGATCCGGTGTCGCATACGATCCACGTGGCGGCGGTGGCGTATAATAGCGTTTTCCTCGGCGAGTTTATGCTGCCGGATTGGGATATGTTCCACTCGCTCCACCCCGCGGCTGAGTACCACGCGTCCGCTAGAGCCATTAGTGGTGGACCTGTTTATGTTAGGTAAAGCTACAAattcgtttttgtttttatttttgtttttgttgttgtttttgtttttattgattTGGATTGGTTTTGTTTATAGTGATGCGCCTGGGAAGCATGACTTTGAGCTTTTGAAGAAGATGGTATTGCCGGACGGGTCGGTGCTCCGGGCGCGGTTACCCGGAAGGCCGACCCGGGACTGCTTGTTCACTGACCCGGCCCGGGATGGGATGAGTTTGTTGAAGATATGGAACATGAATAAGTACACAGGTGTAGTGGGGGTGTACAATTGCCAAGGAGCAGCATGGAGTTCACTGGAGAGAAAGAATGCATTCCACGAGACGAAATCGGACGCCATTACCGGTTATGTTCGCGGCCGTGACGTCCACCTCATTAAGGAGGCAGCCACTGATCCCGATTGGAATGGTGACTGCGCCTTGTATTGCAATCGGACAGGGGAGCTTGTGACATTGCCTCACAATGCTGCCGTGCCTATTTCCCTCAAAGTGCTTGAACATGAGATTTTCACTGTCAGCCCCATCAGGGTTTTGGCGCCTGGCGTGAGATTCGCTCCTTTGGGACTGGTTGACATGTACAATGCCGGTGGAGCCATTGAAGACTTGAGATATGAGCAGAGATTAGTCTCTATGGAGGTTAGAGGGTGTGGCAAGTTTGGTATGTATTCTTCAGAGAAGCCCATGAGGTGCTGTGTAGGGACTAATGGGGTTGATTTCAGCTATGATTCGGCATCTGGGTTGGTGACTTTGATCTTGGATCATATGCCTGAAGagggaaaaagagtacaactaGTCGAGGTTGAGTTATAGGAAATTACTGTTACGTTAGAGTTTAATTCCCTCCAGTTTTTCTCTGTCATCTAGATTCATCTTCTGTGTAGAGGGAAAGACATTTAAACCATTTCTATTGTTGTGAGATTTATCAATAATTCATGAACCAATTACACTAATGCTTTATTGTCACTTCAGATTAGAATGCTAGAACTCCTGATGTAAACCATTTCTATTGTCGTGAGCTTTATCAATAATTCATGAACCAATTACACCAATGCTCTATTGTTACTTCAGATACTCCTGATGTAAACCATTTCTATTGTTGTGAGCTTTATATCAATAATTCATGAACCAATTACACTAATGCTCTATTGTCACTTCAAATTAGAATGCTAGGACTCCTGATGCAGCCGAGTACCCGTAACCAAGAATCTAACGTGCACAGATTTGTATGAACTAATAAACCAAAGACTCAAACACACGTGAGAGCGTTGAAACCGAAAGTCTACATCCCATATATATCCCTGAAAATTTTAGCAGATAAGCAAGCATATTCATGGGAGAATACTATATTATGCTCAGCATAATGCGGAATCTCACAGTATGAGGAGAATGCTTTAATATTTCACATACATGGGACAAAACCCAACGGCAACCCAACGAGGCTTTCCCAAATTCTACATATGCTCAGCTTTGAAACTGCATAACATTAATAACATCAGAAATCTAAAACTAGGAAACTAAATGTTCATGTCCAAGCATACAATCACTAGAATTGGTACAAGAGATAACCTAATGGCGATTGGTGAAAGCAGCTACATTAAAATGATACAGAACCTACCGCATACATCTTTCTGGCTGGCATCGACCATGACACTTAACCGAAATTGTCTGTCCAAAAGAACCTATGATCTAATACTCCATTCTGACAACGGCATTTGAAACTGGTGCCGATCCATACTGCATCCAATCCTTAGCACATATAACAGCTTCCACCGTCTCTGGTCGCAAAGAACTCTTGTACTGATCCATCTCTTTGGCAGTGGTATCGAAAACAGAATCGGAAGAAACTGTAGATACCGGAATTGACAAAATGTCACGAGCCATCTTTGAAAGAGTTGGGTACTTCATCTTGTTTAGTTTCCACCAGCCTAGCACATCAAATTCGTGGACTCTAGGCAACAGAGCCTCTTCCAAATACTGATCAAGCTCCGACTTCATCTGTTGGCTGGTAGTCTCCATGATGTAGACATCAAAGTCTGTGAGTCCGTTGTCTGCAATGTTTCCTCCTTGGGAATCCTCTGTCCTAGTGTTGGATCCTGCATTTCCTTCTTCTGCATAAGTTGGTGTGAGAGGCAAAGGCAGTGTCAAATACTCATGAAAGAGCTCATGAATTCCATCATCAACGATCTTGATAAATGTTGGAGCTTCTTCACCATAAACTTTGTTGAAACTGAACTCAACAAGCTTCATCTTGAACCTAGGATCCATAACCACCGCTGTTGCCAATGCCAGGCAACAATTCTTCCAGTACTTTTCAATTCTTTCTTGCATTGTTTTAGTGAGGTCGCTCACAAAGGGATCCTCAGTTGTAATTGCACGAGCCAGGTCTGATTGAATTCTCCATACTTCATGGAAGAAGGTCACTGCAGTTGGGTTAGTTGTAGTAGTCAGGATGTTGGATGCATCAAAGATCAGTTTCAAATATGTACAGAGAGTCTCAACTTGCTTCCAATCTTCCATTGAGGGGGCTTGTTTGTAATCAGGATCCGATGTATCCAAGCATGAAAACACTTCCTTTAACTCAGAAGCAGCCACCAGCATTTGATATGTAGTATTCCATTGAGTTTGGTCATCAAGAGATATGCTCCTTTCACTTGGGACTTGAAGCTGTTGCTTAAGCTCCACAAACTTTTCCTCATGGGACTCTGATGTCTTCACATACTTGACACCATCCCGGACTTTTTTGACTACATCTCGCCCTGCCTCTAACACTTCTTTTGCAATATTGCTCAAAGTACGTGCAACACAATTCCCAACCAATAATTGACCATTGAGGATAAGTGGGTTCTTGATGGGGAGAAGAGGCCTTAAATTCTCAAGAGCTGCTTCACTCACTGGGTGATCAAAGGTGATGGAAAACAACTTGCTCTCCAAACTCCAGTCATGAAGGCAAACAGCAACAGCATGGCTAAGCACAGAATCTGAGTCAGGATAAGGTTCCATCACAACATTAAGGAGCCGCCTGTGCAACTTCCAGTCAGCATCAATGAAGTGCCCAGTAATAAACACATAACCCACACTTTGAGAGGAAGTCCACATGTCCAAGGTAAGGCAAACACGTCCAGGTATGCCCTCAATAAACTTGTTAAGGTTTTGCTTTTCCATTAGGTAAGTTGCAACACAATCACCTTGGACAGTATTGAAGCTCACCATGTTAAAATGTGGCTGGAGATTCTGGACAAAAGTTACAAACCCAGGATGTTCAACCATATGCAGGGGGTAGTCGTGCATGATTATCATCTTTGCAATCTCATGACGGCAACGGTCTGGATCAAACAGAAACTGGGGTGAGTTAGCAGTTCGGTAACGCCGTTTTGGTGTATTAGAAGCACTGCCACCCCTTGATGCTGGGGTATATGGAGATGATTGATTCTTGTCCTGGTTACGCAGAAGTGCTGGGCAAGTCCCCTTAGCAATGTGGCGTTTGAGGTGGCTGGTACCTGCTACTTTTGAACCAGTACTATATGCAAAACTCTGTTTGCACTGCTTACAACATGCCCTCCTACATCCAGGACTCACATTTTCTATGGTGAAATGCTCCCAGACTACAGACTTCTTTTTTCTCCGCTTGTTAGGATGTGCTTCTGGATTTGTCCCCTCAGTGTTTTCATAGGGGGTCAGCTCATTGCTTGCAAGGGTAACATCATTGTTTGCGTAGTGTGCGATCTCATTGTTTGCATACGGTGTGACCTCATGGTTTGCATAATCGGTGATCTCATTGTTTGCATAGTGGGTGATCTCATTGTTTGCATAGGGGGTGATCTCATTATTTGCATAGGGAGTTTCGATCTTCTCTTCATAGTGGGTTAGAGTAAGCATCTTTTCTTCATCATGCGTTGGCATCTTCTCTTCATCACGAGTGTCCATCTTGTCTTGAATAGGAGTACTCATTGGCTCGTCCACTGGAGTAGTCACTGGCATTTCAACTTGAATTGGCATCGGCTCTTTAACTGGAGTGGTAATTGGCTCTTCAACTGGAATAGTCGCTGGTTCTTCAATTGGTGTAGACATTGTCACATCAACTGGAGTAGTCATTGACACATCCACTGGAGTAGTATCAACTTGCATGGTCACTGGCTCATCAACTGGATTAGTCGCAGGCTCTTCAACTGGATTAGTCGCAGGCTCTTCAACCGAATTAGTCGCAGGCTCTTCAACCGAATTAGTCGCAGGCTCTTCAACAGGATTAGTCCCAGGCTCTTTGACAGGATTAGTCACAGGCTCTTCGACATGATTAGTCACAGGCTCTTCAACAGGATTAGACACAGGCTCTTCAGCAGGAGTATTAATTGGCTCTTGAACTGGAGTAGTAATTGGCTCTTCAACAGGAGCAGTTTTGTCTTGAATAGGAGTGGCCAACTTCTCTTCAACAGGGGTGGCCATGTTGTCTTCAGGAGTAAACTCCTGTATTCAAACCATTTGAAAAACAGTAAGCCAGtgaaaaaatcaagagaaatacaATAAAGGACCATTGCATAGAGAagttagaaaataaattgaagaagCATCAACAAAAGAGTTTCTAATGTTGAGCCTTGTTATGCCATAGCATACAGATGCCCAGAATAATAAGATAAATATAAGCAATGCACAAAGGGAGAAACAATTGAAATTTCAAATGTGAAAGACTAAACCAAATTAAAAACAGCATAGTGCTCGTGCAATGATTATAGACAATTGGTATTGAGAAGAAAAATCGCATACAATACCACTCCTATTGTAATAATGGTAACGAATGCAATATGCATGGTATGACATCCTTCTACAACCAGTTAAATGTGCACAATTAGATATGCATCCAAACCCACTGTAGCAAACAAAGACAACCATATACTCCATGCTTCAAATATAACCCTTTGGAAAAAGGACTGCTATAACAGATAATATACTAAttaattgattatttttttatatgaatACAGGCAAGTGACTGCAGACAAATGCAAATGAGTGTCTAAGCATCATTGCATCACGCTTCCTAATCTATTTTTATCATGTGCAAGAAAGACTGGCTTGCATAGCCATTCTGCTTTCTTGAAAGTTCATGCACAGTTACAAAGACAGTTCTGTTAAGGTCATAATTCTGTCCTCAACTTATTCAAACTCTTAAATCTCAATTACTGTCAACAACAAGCCACTTATCTTGGTTTTTTtagctaaaaaaaataaaaaattcttgGTGAGAAAATTCTATTTAGCTGTGCTACAACTTTTTTGGTGGTAAataacctctttttttttttggctgggGTAAAAATAAATCCTTATTTGGTCAGGGGTAAAAAAGAGTTTTACTACTCATGTccagaaaaagtaaaaattgaacACAAAACATAAGATGCCCCAAGTTGGGCCCAACCAGACTTAAACGGGCTCATACAAGTTCAATGAACAAGTCAACCCAACCAACACTTCAAACTGCCTAGATCTAATACAGTCCATCAGATTTTTAAGAGTCCGTATTGCATCTTCTAACAATCACGAACTCTCACAGTTTCACCTAACCATGGATCTCACATGGGTCAGGTCAACTCTGGCTAAAACACACCAGAAACGGGCTAAAAGCCTAAAACTGAATCAAAATAAGTGAAACTCAACCAGATCAGATCTACAGAGTTTGAGATCGGAGTCCGGACTAAATCACAAGCCCAGATCATACAGAAACTTCTTAGACAATACTCATCTCCAATTCGAAAATGAAACGAAACCTTGAGAGCTAAATTAACACACTGAAGAAATGAAAACACGAACACCAGAGCAAGTTCTAAAGGACTCCATGACTCCCAATTTCACCGAACAAACACAACATCACGATCAACAATTCACGCTGCGGAATCCAAAGTTCCAAAATTCAAAGCTAAAATCTAAAATCAGGGTGAAACTTTCATGAATTCCAAACACTCaaaattgaattaaacaaaCGAAACACCACGAATTCCAAAAACACTTggaaaaaaattgaacaaacGAAGAACACGAAAGAGCAGAAATGTTCCGAGTTCAAAACGAAATCGGAGACCGGAGTTCGGAAATTTTACCAGAGGccggagggagggagggagatcGGCGACGCGGCGGGAAGCTCGGACTCCGGGGGTTCGGGGCTCCGGTGGAGCAGGAGAGATCTAGGGTTTTGCAGAGAG is a window from the Rosa chinensis cultivar Old Blush chromosome 2, RchiOBHm-V2, whole genome shotgun sequence genome containing:
- the LOC112186834 gene encoding probable galactinol--sucrose galactosyltransferase 6 isoform X1, with the translated sequence MVSNLCYRSPPLTRLINTSRPIHLPKSNLPSPIHLPKSNLFSPLRLTQTHTTSGFRIRRYPCNRAFPLLAFQRTQKPLHTRKDSDSPMTIKPAVRVSDGKLIVKNRTVLTGLPDNVVATSGSASGPAEGVFLGAAFEEGSSRHVTSLGTFQNGVRFMACFRFKLWWMAQKMGRSGRDVPLETQFLLVETQDGSHLEEDQIVYAVFLPLIEGPFRASLQGNSGDELELCLESGDVDTKAASFSHAVFVHAGTDPFATITEAVRAVKVHLKTFRQRHEKKLPGIVDYFGWCTWDAFYQEVTQEGVEAGLKSLTAGGAPPKFVIIDDGWQSVAGDQDKAGELQRLTGIKENSKFQHKDDGIMTIVNIAKEKYGLKYVYVWHAITGYWGGVRPGTEYGSVLKYPDLSKGVMENEPAWKTDMIRLQGLGLVNPKSVYKFYNELHSYLASAGVDGVKVDAQCVLETLGAGLGGRVELTRQYHQALDASVSRNFEDNGIIACMSHNTDALYCAKQTAVVRASDDFYPRDPVSHTIHVAAVAYNSVFLGEFMLPDWDMFHSLHPAAEYHASARAISGGPVYVSDAPGKHDFELLKKMVLPDGSVLRARLPGRPTRDCLFTDPARDGMSLLKIWNMNKYTGVVGVYNCQGAAWSSLERKNAFHETKSDAITGYVRGRDVHLIKEAATDPDWNGDCALYCNRTGELVTLPHNAAVPISLKVLEHEIFTVSPIRVLAPGVRFAPLGLVDMYNAGGAIEDLRYEQRLVSMEVRGCGKFGMYSSEKPMRCCVGTNGVDFSYDSASGLVTLILDHMPEEGKRVQLVEVEL
- the LOC112186833 gene encoding zinc finger BED domain-containing protein DAYSLEEPER, whose amino-acid sequence is MATPVEEKLATPIQDKTAPVEEPITTPVQEPINTPAEEPVSNPVEEPVTNHVEEPVTNPVKEPGTNPVEEPATNSVEEPATNSVEEPATNPVEEPATNPVDEPVTMQVDTTPVDVSMTTPVDVTMSTPIEEPATIPVEEPITTPVKEPMPIQVEMPVTTPVDEPMSTPIQDKMDTRDEEKMPTHDEEKMLTLTHYEEKIETPYANNEITPYANNEITHYANNEITDYANHEVTPYANNEIAHYANNDVTLASNELTPYENTEGTNPEAHPNKRRKKKSVVWEHFTIENVSPGCRRACCKQCKQSFAYSTGSKVAGTSHLKRHIAKGTCPALLRNQDKNQSSPYTPASRGGSASNTPKRRYRTANSPQFLFDPDRCRHEIAKMIIMHDYPLHMVEHPGFVTFVQNLQPHFNMVSFNTVQGDCVATYLMEKQNLNKFIEGIPGRVCLTLDMWTSSQSVGYVFITGHFIDADWKLHRRLLNVVMEPYPDSDSVLSHAVAVCLHDWSLESKLFSITFDHPVSEAALENLRPLLPIKNPLILNGQLLVGNCVARTLSNIAKEVLEAGRDVVKKVRDGVKYVKTSESHEEKFVELKQQLQVPSERSISLDDQTQWNTTYQMLVAASELKEVFSCLDTSDPDYKQAPSMEDWKQVETLCTYLKLIFDASNILTTTTNPTAVTFFHEVWRIQSDLARAITTEDPFVSDLTKTMQERIEKYWKNCCLALATAVVMDPRFKMKLVEFSFNKVYGEEAPTFIKIVDDGIHELFHEYLTLPLPLTPTYAEEGNAGSNTRTEDSQGGNIADNGLTDFDVYIMETTSQQMKSELDQYLEEALLPRVHEFDVLGWWKLNKMKYPTLSKMARDILSIPVSTVSSDSVFDTTAKEMDQYKSSLRPETVEAVICAKDWMQYGSAPVSNAVVRMEY
- the LOC112186834 gene encoding probable galactinol--sucrose galactosyltransferase 6 isoform X2, whose product is MTIKPAVRVSDGKLIVKNRTVLTGLPDNVVATSGSASGPAEGVFLGAAFEEGSSRHVTSLGTFQNGVRFMACFRFKLWWMAQKMGRSGRDVPLETQFLLVETQDGSHLEEDQIVYAVFLPLIEGPFRASLQGNSGDELELCLESGDVDTKAASFSHAVFVHAGTDPFATITEAVRAVKVHLKTFRQRHEKKLPGIVDYFGWCTWDAFYQEVTQEGVEAGLKSLTAGGAPPKFVIIDDGWQSVAGDQDKAGELQRLTGIKENSKFQHKDDGIMTIVNIAKEKYGLKYVYVWHAITGYWGGVRPGTEYGSVLKYPDLSKGVMENEPAWKTDMIRLQGLGLVNPKSVYKFYNELHSYLASAGVDGVKVDAQCVLETLGAGLGGRVELTRQYHQALDASVSRNFEDNGIIACMSHNTDALYCAKQTAVVRASDDFYPRDPVSHTIHVAAVAYNSVFLGEFMLPDWDMFHSLHPAAEYHASARAISGGPVYVSDAPGKHDFELLKKMVLPDGSVLRARLPGRPTRDCLFTDPARDGMSLLKIWNMNKYTGVVGVYNCQGAAWSSLERKNAFHETKSDAITGYVRGRDVHLIKEAATDPDWNGDCALYCNRTGELVTLPHNAAVPISLKVLEHEIFTVSPIRVLAPGVRFAPLGLVDMYNAGGAIEDLRYEQRLVSMEVRGCGKFGMYSSEKPMRCCVGTNGVDFSYDSASGLVTLILDHMPEEGKRVQLVEVEL